Proteins from one Apis cerana isolate GH-2021 linkage group LG11, AcerK_1.0, whole genome shotgun sequence genomic window:
- the LOC107995078 gene encoding mitochondrial inner membrane protein OXA1L, which produces MLPRLHLRVSQKLLNTSIKFQKTTECQFSGLAYNLTNIPSKKDCVLNVHKHLKVHGIYFIRCESTAHITKEIVSNTSDSLVTPKIDTITDTNSSIIEKDLIHEIPDIPVPIVEEITKTINLHANGEPTFESLGLGGYGPFGLFQYFYEWLHISCDLPWWATIILTSTIIKLLTFPCSIAMQKNNAKLNNVLPQMVKIQENMTDARKCGNSLEAAHFAYELESLFLKNNIKIFPITNIVKFGAHIPIFIALREMASKPVESLKEGGFWWFTDLTIPDQYYLLPLCTTVTMYVISTRALNNSGKVSPLVRHLFKAIPVISFLFAMRFPGAILCHWTTSNFITLIENRILNIEKVRTFYNIPPLIKHKPDDNKRIREGQKKGFVETFQDAYTNMKISNKLSALKHADKIQFNKEAKGPLKKTFKYNPMENLSKQTSASMSAMKK; this is translated from the exons atgttgcCACGATTACATTTACGTGTtagtcaaaaattattaaatacatctataaaatttcaa aaaacaaCAGAATGTCAGTTTAGTGGACTCGCTTATAACTTAACAAATATTCCTTCGAAAAAAGATTGTGTACTCAACGttcataaacatttaaaagttcatggaatatattttattcgatgtgAAAGCACAGCACACAtaacaaaagaaattgtatCAAATACATCAG attcacTTGTAACTCCAAAAATAGATACAATAACAGATACAAATAGttcaataatagaaaaagatctTATACATGAAATACcag atataccTGTACCAATAGTtgaagaaataacaaaaactattaatttacatGCAAATGGTGAACCTACTTTTGAAAGCTTAGGATTAGGTGGATATGGTCCTTTTGgactttttcaatatttttatgaatggcTTCATATTAGTTGTGACTTACCATGGTGggcaacaattatattaacttcCACAATTATCAAACTCTTAACATTTCCCTGTTCAATAGctatgcaaaaaaataatgctaaattaaataatgttctACCACAAATggtaaaaatacaagaaaatatgACGGATGCAAGAAAGTGTGGAAATTCATTGGAAG ctGCTCACTTTGCTTATGAATTAGAATcactgtttttaaaaaataatatcaagatATTTCCAATAACCAATATTGTAAAA TTTGGTGCACATATACCAATATTTATTGCTTTAAGAGAAATGGCTTCTAAACCTGTAGAAAGTTTAAAAGAAGGTGGATTCTGGTGGTTTACAGATTTAACTATTCCtgatcaatattatttgttaccaTTATGTACTACTGTAACAATGTATGTCATTTCTACTCGTGCATTGAATAATAGTGGAAAAGTATCTCCACTTGTACGACACTTATTCAAAGCAATACcagttatttcatttttatttgcaatgaGATTTCCAGga GCCATTTTATGTCATTGGACTACTTCAAACTTTATAACTTTGatagaaaatcgaatattaaacATAGAAAAAGTAAGaacgttttataatattccacCTCTTATAAAACATAAACCTGATGATAATAAGAGAATAAGAGAAGGgcaaaaaaaaggatttgtaGAAACATTTCAAGATg CTTACactaatatgaaaatatctaataaattatcagcTCTAAAACATGCTGATaagatacaatttaataaagaagctAAAGGTCCATTGAAGaagacatttaaatataatccaatggaaaatttatcaaaacaaACATCAGCATCAATGTCagcaatgaaaaaataa
- the LOC107995079 gene encoding MIP18 family protein galla-2 isoform X2 translates to MEKMGDKLENINPKLYKKIDERQITAEDEDEDMIRNINDPEHPLTLEELNVVEQNLIEIDNKANIVHVKFTPTIPHCSMATLIGLSIRVQLLRVLPSRFKVSVEITPGTHISETAVNKQLADKERVAAALENNHLLEVINQCVDIKF, encoded by the exons atggaaaaaatgggtgataaattggaaaatattaatcccaaattatataaaaaaatagatgaaagACAAATTACGGCGGAAGATGAAGATGAAG atatgattagaaatattaacgaTCCTGAACATCCTTTAACTTTGGAAGAATTAAATGTGGTAGAACAAAATCTTATTGag ATTGATAATAAAGCAAACATAGTTCATGTAAAATTTACACCAACAATACCACATTGTAGTATGGCAACATTAATTGGCTTATCAATTAGAGTACAATTATTGCGAGTTTTACCCTCAAGATTTAAAGTTAGTGTTGAAATTACTCCGGGTACTCATATATCAGAAACAGCAGTAAATAAACAATTGGCTGATAAAGAAAGAGTAGCAGCTGCTCTTGAAAACAATCATCTACTTGAAGTAATTAATCAATGTgtggatataaaattttaa
- the LOC107995079 gene encoding MIP18 family protein galla-2 isoform X1 — protein MEKMGDKLENINPKLYKKIDERQITAEDEDEGIVDEFDAREIFDMIRNINDPEHPLTLEELNVVEQNLIEIDNKANIVHVKFTPTIPHCSMATLIGLSIRVQLLRVLPSRFKVSVEITPGTHISETAVNKQLADKERVAAALENNHLLEVINQCVDIKF, from the exons atggaaaaaatgggtgataaattggaaaatattaatcccaaattatataaaaaaatagatgaaagACAAATTACGGCGGAAGATGAAGATGAAGGTATTGTAGATGAATTTGATGCACGAGAAATTTTTG atatgattagaaatattaacgaTCCTGAACATCCTTTAACTTTGGAAGAATTAAATGTGGTAGAACAAAATCTTATTGag ATTGATAATAAAGCAAACATAGTTCATGTAAAATTTACACCAACAATACCACATTGTAGTATGGCAACATTAATTGGCTTATCAATTAGAGTACAATTATTGCGAGTTTTACCCTCAAGATTTAAAGTTAGTGTTGAAATTACTCCGGGTACTCATATATCAGAAACAGCAGTAAATAAACAATTGGCTGATAAAGAAAGAGTAGCAGCTGCTCTTGAAAACAATCATCTACTTGAAGTAATTAATCAATGTgtggatataaaattttaa